One Paenibacillus riograndensis SBR5 DNA segment encodes these proteins:
- a CDS encoding glycosyltransferase family A protein, producing MQGLSVVICTRNRVQDLTRCIHSITKQDIGRTSPIEVIIIDDGDIPKEILSEFETLLTACGYSFIYHSKTDRGLWLSRIKAVELSTMDKILFLDDDVEIPGHYLSTLIQTYLDYPNCAGVGGIAIGMSNSFLGTIRCLLSFQQSLSSGKLSLSGQAGSMYNWHKARKIFKTEFQHGCNMSFKKEAIKDLGPVPWLKSYSVGEDILMSRIAQKSGPLYINPELKLLHHESPASRDNLEDVAYTRVLNHVYLLKDKKSGPIGYLALVWTTLYLILREQPKKNVAAIKGYKKGLKEIFSRQTAG from the coding sequence ATGCAAGGATTGTCAGTGGTTATCTGCACGAGGAATCGGGTACAGGACCTGACACGGTGCATTCATTCTATCACCAAACAGGACATAGGCCGGACCTCCCCCATCGAGGTTATCATTATAGATGACGGCGATATACCCAAAGAAATTCTAAGCGAATTCGAAACGTTATTGACCGCATGCGGTTATTCTTTTATTTATCACAGCAAGACGGACCGGGGATTATGGCTGTCCCGGATCAAGGCGGTGGAACTGTCCACGATGGATAAGATCCTCTTCCTTGACGATGACGTTGAAATCCCCGGACATTATCTGTCCACATTGATCCAAACCTACCTCGACTATCCAAACTGCGCAGGGGTTGGCGGTATTGCCATCGGGATGAGCAACAGCTTCCTGGGCACAATCCGCTGTCTGCTGTCCTTCCAGCAATCTCTATCGAGCGGCAAGCTCTCTCTAAGCGGTCAAGCAGGCTCCATGTACAATTGGCATAAGGCGAGGAAGATCTTCAAGACCGAATTCCAGCACGGCTGCAACATGTCGTTCAAGAAGGAGGCCATTAAGGATCTGGGACCCGTGCCTTGGCTCAAAAGCTACAGCGTCGGCGAAGACATTCTGATGTCACGCATCGCCCAAAAATCCGGCCCTCTCTACATCAATCCCGAACTGAAGCTTCTGCATCACGAGTCACCGGCCTCCAGGGACAACCTTGAAGACGTGGCCTATACCCGGGTACTGAACCATGTGTATCTGCTGAAGGACAAGAAATCAGGTCCTATCGGATATCTTGCTCTTGTCTGGACCACACTTTATCTCATCCTCCGGGAACAGCCCAAAAAAAATGTGGCGGCCATCAAAGGCTACAAAAAAGGACTGAAAGAAATCTTCTCCAGACAGACTGCCGGATAA
- a CDS encoding glycosyltransferase family 2 protein: MSLSIVVPMYNLEHYVEPLLNSLLNQSEKRFELILVDDGSRDRTAQVAEEMLARHPILQAKLIRTANGGVSAARNTGLAAASGDYVLFLDGDDYADSSLVQRVASSTAGGRTDILCWGYNLVREDGSTIVSFTSASSDTTGSEALKNIFVHKTLRIWTGSIAFKRTFLLENGISYTERCVNGEDQEFIYKALARASRVISIPDVLSYYLQRTSSITGTYNVHKFDVVAAFKRVAEYFSAHPFHEVHTISDLLLNREMTENYFYNLKTCLNGTSGISTRKLLHDIELAYPGVNQEMLAIMRNYQGDDRQLAFQIKAFLISPALYGRLIHLDRSWLQFKQKLKAVISRKEIKI, translated from the coding sequence ATGAGCCTAAGCATTGTAGTTCCCATGTATAATTTAGAACATTATGTCGAGCCCCTGCTGAATTCACTCCTGAATCAGAGCGAGAAACGGTTCGAGCTGATTCTGGTGGATGACGGCTCCAGGGACCGGACGGCCCAGGTTGCGGAAGAGATGCTCGCGCGCCACCCCATTCTGCAGGCGAAGCTGATCCGGACGGCCAATGGCGGGGTGAGTGCCGCCAGAAATACAGGGCTGGCCGCCGCAAGCGGCGACTATGTGCTGTTTCTGGACGGTGATGATTACGCGGACAGCAGTCTGGTGCAGCGGGTAGCGTCCTCTACTGCCGGTGGAAGGACGGACATTCTCTGCTGGGGCTATAATCTGGTCCGTGAGGATGGATCAACGATCGTGAGCTTCACTTCAGCATCTTCCGATACTACGGGAAGTGAAGCGCTGAAGAATATTTTTGTGCATAAAACCTTGCGGATCTGGACCGGCAGCATTGCCTTCAAGCGCACCTTCCTGCTGGAGAACGGCATCTCTTATACCGAGCGCTGCGTGAACGGAGAGGATCAGGAGTTCATCTACAAAGCGTTGGCCAGGGCCTCCCGGGTCATTTCCATCCCTGATGTGCTGTCCTATTATCTCCAGCGGACCTCATCGATTACGGGAACGTACAATGTGCACAAATTCGATGTCGTCGCCGCCTTCAAACGGGTGGCTGAGTATTTCAGCGCCCATCCCTTCCATGAGGTTCATACGATATCGGATCTTTTGCTCAACCGCGAAATGACCGAGAACTATTTTTACAATCTCAAGACCTGCCTGAACGGCACGAGCGGCATCAGCACCCGCAAGCTGCTTCATGATATCGAACTCGCCTATCCCGGCGTGAATCAGGAAATGCTGGCGATCATGCGGAATTATCAGGGGGATGACCGGCAGCTTGCCTTTCAGATCAAAGCCTTCTTAATTTCTCCGGCCCTGTACGGGAGGCTGATTCATCTGGACCGCAGCTGGCTGCAGTTCAAACAGAAGCTCAAAGCCGTGATCAGCAGAAAGGAAATTAAGATATGA